Proteins encoded by one window of Thunnus thynnus chromosome 3, fThuThy2.1, whole genome shotgun sequence:
- the primpol gene encoding DNA-directed primase/polymerase protein isoform X1, which translates to MRKWGDRLKKVEQLAQSFQQNPLATRYKPRLWPCQPSSVWKLFPRQSLAISFAQSCKEAVHVFALEKEKSPQGQRIFLVTSYSELWHYYRTFTQSLMHCYEVIPEGTVCKLYFDLEFHKPSNKEADGKNMVSSLIQYVCEKLMDIYGIECSAKNILNLDSSTEEKFSRHLIFNLQNAVFKDNIHVGAFIHAILQQVLSTTKSGSCLDVEINSSAENSETGRAHADPEVKPAKADEEAESPQTKRCKQEERDLGFLRVKNKDGQDCLFVDLGVYTKNRNFRLYKSSKVGKNAAFTVADDNKFTTKPEKGISAEESVFLASLVCNLSFTGQRILMWDVPVTKESKTTRPQCQQEPGTISGCLSSPHKEVDDFVLTVVKKDGVQGSIRRWNYFATEQLLVYDIAKYRWCENVGRFHKSNNIMIVVDLKEEAWYQKCHDPECKNFRSSSYPLPQEICVSYIMTLDEEDQAYMMDDAGNIEPSQTLKQASLSRVCPEEGPADAWANGQDDRDYLESLEDFEQNSGEISDQLLLRCMADFDSH; encoded by the exons ATGAGGAAGTGGGGAGACCGACTGAAGAAGGTTGAACAGCTCGCTCAGTCCTTTCAGCAGAATCCTCTGGCCACACGCTACAAACCTCGACTATGGCCGTGTCAGCCTTCCTCCGTCTGGAAGCTCTTCCCTCGTcaaagtttggctatcagcttCGCTCAGAGCTGCAAAGAG GCTGTACATGTTTTTGCACTTGAAAAAGAGAAGTCACCCCAGGGTCAGAGGATCTTCCTGGTTAccagttacagtgagctgtggCATTACTACAG GACATTCACACAGTCCTTGATGCACTGCTATGAGGTGATACCAGAGGGCACCGTCTGTAAGCTTTACTTTGACTTGGAGTTCCACAAGCCCTCAAACAAAGAGGCTGATGGGAAAAATATGGTGTCGTCACTTATCCAG TATGTTTGTGAAAAGCTGATGGACATTTATGGGATTGAATGCTCTGCAAAAAACATCCTCAATCTTGATTCCAGCACAGAAGAGAAGTTCAGCCGTCATCTTATCTTCAATCTCcaaaatgcagttttcaaaGACAATATACATGTTG GTGCGTTTATTCATGCAATTCTTCAACAAGTCTTGAGCACGACCAAAAGCGGAAGTTGTTTGGATGTTGAGATTAATTCATcagcagaaaacagtgaaacagg CAGAGCACATGCTGATCCTGAAGTGAAACCAGCAAAGGCAGACGAGGAGGCTGAAAGTCCACAGACAAAAAGGTGtaagcaggaggagagagacctCGGCTTCCTCCGAGTGAAAAATAAAGATGGCCAAGATTGTCTCTTTGTTGATCTGG GAGTTTACACCAAGAACAGAAATTTCCGCCTTTACAAGTCATCAAAAGTGGGAAAGAACGCTGCCTTCACTGTGGCGGACGACAACAAGTTCACTACCAAACCTGAGAAGGGTATTTCTGCAGAGGAAAGCGTATTCTTGGCTTCATTAGTCTGTAATTTGAG CTTCACAGGTCAGAGGATTCTTATGTGGGATGTCCCAGTAACAAAGGAAAGTAAAACCACAAGGCCTCAATGCCAGCAGGAACCAG GCACAATCTCCGGCTGCCTGTCGTCTCCTCACAAAGAAGTGGATGACTTTGTGTTAACTGTGGTTAAAAAGGACGGCGTACAAGGAA GCATCAGACGATGGAACTACTTTGCCACTGAACAGCTGCTTGTCTATGACATCGCCAAATACCGCTGGTGTGAAAATGTGGGCCGGTTTCATAAAAGCAACAACATTAT GATTGTTGTGGATCTCAAAGAGGAAGCTTGGTACCAGAAGTGTCACGATCCTGAATGCAAGAACTTCAGATCCTCAA GTTACCCGCTGCCACAGGAGATCTGTGTGAGCTACATCATGACCCTG GATGAGGAGGACCAGGCATACATGATGGATGACGCTGGCAACATTGAACCCAGCCAGACACTGAAGCAGGCGTCACTGAGCAGAGTGTGTCCAGAGGAGGGACCTGCTGATGCATGGGCAAACGGCCAGGATGACCGGGACTACTTAGAGAGCCTCGAGGACTTTGAACAGAACAGCGGGGAGATCTCGGATCAGCTTCTGCTCAGATGCATGGCCGATTTTGATTCCCATTAG
- the primpol gene encoding DNA-directed primase/polymerase protein isoform X2 produces the protein MRKWGDRLKKVEQLAQSFQQNPLATRYKPRLWPCQPSSVWKLFPRQSLAISFAQSCKEAVHVFALEKEKSPQGQRIFLVTSYSELWHYYRTFTQSLMHCYEVIPEGTVCKLYFDLEFHKPSNKEADGKNMVSSLIQYVCEKLMDIYGIECSAKNILNLDSSTEEKFSRHLIFNLQNAVFKDNIHVGAFIHAILQQVLSTTKSGSCLDVEINSSAENSETGAHADPEVKPAKADEEAESPQTKRCKQEERDLGFLRVKNKDGQDCLFVDLGVYTKNRNFRLYKSSKVGKNAAFTVADDNKFTTKPEKGISAEESVFLASLVCNLSFTGQRILMWDVPVTKESKTTRPQCQQEPGTISGCLSSPHKEVDDFVLTVVKKDGVQGSIRRWNYFATEQLLVYDIAKYRWCENVGRFHKSNNIMIVVDLKEEAWYQKCHDPECKNFRSSSYPLPQEICVSYIMTLDEEDQAYMMDDAGNIEPSQTLKQASLSRVCPEEGPADAWANGQDDRDYLESLEDFEQNSGEISDQLLLRCMADFDSH, from the exons ATGAGGAAGTGGGGAGACCGACTGAAGAAGGTTGAACAGCTCGCTCAGTCCTTTCAGCAGAATCCTCTGGCCACACGCTACAAACCTCGACTATGGCCGTGTCAGCCTTCCTCCGTCTGGAAGCTCTTCCCTCGTcaaagtttggctatcagcttCGCTCAGAGCTGCAAAGAG GCTGTACATGTTTTTGCACTTGAAAAAGAGAAGTCACCCCAGGGTCAGAGGATCTTCCTGGTTAccagttacagtgagctgtggCATTACTACAG GACATTCACACAGTCCTTGATGCACTGCTATGAGGTGATACCAGAGGGCACCGTCTGTAAGCTTTACTTTGACTTGGAGTTCCACAAGCCCTCAAACAAAGAGGCTGATGGGAAAAATATGGTGTCGTCACTTATCCAG TATGTTTGTGAAAAGCTGATGGACATTTATGGGATTGAATGCTCTGCAAAAAACATCCTCAATCTTGATTCCAGCACAGAAGAGAAGTTCAGCCGTCATCTTATCTTCAATCTCcaaaatgcagttttcaaaGACAATATACATGTTG GTGCGTTTATTCATGCAATTCTTCAACAAGTCTTGAGCACGACCAAAAGCGGAAGTTGTTTGGATGTTGAGATTAATTCATcagcagaaaacagtgaaacagg AGCACATGCTGATCCTGAAGTGAAACCAGCAAAGGCAGACGAGGAGGCTGAAAGTCCACAGACAAAAAGGTGtaagcaggaggagagagacctCGGCTTCCTCCGAGTGAAAAATAAAGATGGCCAAGATTGTCTCTTTGTTGATCTGG GAGTTTACACCAAGAACAGAAATTTCCGCCTTTACAAGTCATCAAAAGTGGGAAAGAACGCTGCCTTCACTGTGGCGGACGACAACAAGTTCACTACCAAACCTGAGAAGGGTATTTCTGCAGAGGAAAGCGTATTCTTGGCTTCATTAGTCTGTAATTTGAG CTTCACAGGTCAGAGGATTCTTATGTGGGATGTCCCAGTAACAAAGGAAAGTAAAACCACAAGGCCTCAATGCCAGCAGGAACCAG GCACAATCTCCGGCTGCCTGTCGTCTCCTCACAAAGAAGTGGATGACTTTGTGTTAACTGTGGTTAAAAAGGACGGCGTACAAGGAA GCATCAGACGATGGAACTACTTTGCCACTGAACAGCTGCTTGTCTATGACATCGCCAAATACCGCTGGTGTGAAAATGTGGGCCGGTTTCATAAAAGCAACAACATTAT GATTGTTGTGGATCTCAAAGAGGAAGCTTGGTACCAGAAGTGTCACGATCCTGAATGCAAGAACTTCAGATCCTCAA GTTACCCGCTGCCACAGGAGATCTGTGTGAGCTACATCATGACCCTG GATGAGGAGGACCAGGCATACATGATGGATGACGCTGGCAACATTGAACCCAGCCAGACACTGAAGCAGGCGTCACTGAGCAGAGTGTGTCCAGAGGAGGGACCTGCTGATGCATGGGCAAACGGCCAGGATGACCGGGACTACTTAGAGAGCCTCGAGGACTTTGAACAGAACAGCGGGGAGATCTCGGATCAGCTTCTGCTCAGATGCATGGCCGATTTTGATTCCCATTAG